In Helianthus annuus cultivar XRQ/B chromosome 3, HanXRQr2.0-SUNRISE, whole genome shotgun sequence, a single window of DNA contains:
- the LOC110932647 gene encoding chitinase 6, with translation MFLAGLLFLEPVASQNCNCAKNMCCSQWGYCGTTSAYCGKGCQSGPCTKPAPTPPSNNANIASIVTVSFFSAIGEGSEKSCPGRGFYTRDAFLKAITAYPQFGRSGLIADSKREIAAFFAHVTHETGHFCYKEEIEWAHSKTYCDKSNKQYPCNPRKRYYGRGPFQLTWNYNYGQAGKKLGFDGLNDPDIVARDPVVAFKTALWFWMNNIHSGFVAGKGFAYSIRKINGGECNGHMPAAVRARVSYYTSYCKKFGVSPEKNLSC, from the exons ATGTTTCTCGCCGGACTCCTCTTTTTGGAGCCGGTTGCATCGCAAAACTGTAATTGTGCGAAAAACATGTGTTGTAGCCAGTGGGGTTATTGTGGCACAACCAGTGCTTATTGTGGAAAAGGTTGTCAAAGTGGCCCATGTACTAAGCCAGCTCCAACTCCTCCAAGTAATAATGCCAACATTGCTAGTATAGTCACTGTTTCGTTTTTTAGCGCGATTGGTGAAGGGTCTGAAAAAAGTTGTCCTGGAAGAGGGTTTTACACAAGAGATGCATTTCTTAAAGCGATCACGGCCTACCCACAATTTGGTAGATCTGGTTTGATTGCGGATTCAAAACGTGAAATCGCAGCTTTCTTTGCACATGTTACTCATGAGACAGGAC ACTTCTGTTACAAGGAAGAGATAG AATGGGCCCATTCGAAAACATATTGTGACAAAAGCAACAAACAGTATCCATGCAACCCTAGGAAACGTTACTACGGCAGAGGCCCATTTCAACTCACATGGAACTACAACTACGGTCAAGCCGGAAAGAAGCTCGGGTTTGATGGGCTCAACGACCCTGATATCGTAGCTAGAGACCCAGTGGTTGCATTCAAGACCGCGTTGTGGTTTTGGATGAATAATATTCATTCGGGTTTCGTTGCTGGTAAAGGGTTTGCGTATTCAATTAGAAAAATCAATGGAGGTGAGTGCAATGGACATATGCCAGCCGCTGTAAGAGCTCGTGTTTCATACTACACCAGTTATTGTAAGAAATTCGGTGTTTCACCGGAGAAGAACCTCAGTTGTTAG